A stretch of Plesiomonas shigelloides DNA encodes these proteins:
- a CDS encoding DUF3545 family protein — protein MEGYFFDETDTSEKTSRGGKQQKKRKWREIEALKDKYRLQRELKSIDILNDYSLEDLRF, from the coding sequence ATGGAAGGGTATTTCTTCGACGAAACTGACACGAGTGAGAAAACTTCACGTGGAGGGAAACAGCAGAAGAAAAGGAAATGGCGTGAAATCGAAGCACTGAAAGACAAGTACCGCCTGCAACGCGAACTGAAAAGCATCGATATTCTGAACGACTACTCACTGGAAGACCTGCGTTTCTAA
- a CDS encoding hemerythrin domain-containing protein, with protein sequence MLLTQLTREHTNISRLLAVLEEELAGLERGDGVNYRLLRDVAEYLIPHAEQHHHCLEDQIYTYFSTQYPDEAAQIASLAQAHEMLSAACQQFYALLQMVMADQIIPTALLTEKVRYFIALQRQHIVLEEQQIFPLLKTTLQPADWQQLMGQLQPLTADPLFGDAITAQYVQLATRLQSAVS encoded by the coding sequence ATGCTGCTGACCCAGTTGACGCGTGAGCATACCAATATCAGCCGGTTACTGGCGGTTCTGGAAGAAGAGTTAGCCGGGCTAGAGCGTGGCGACGGGGTAAATTACCGTCTGCTGCGCGATGTGGCGGAGTACCTGATCCCACATGCCGAACAGCACCACCACTGCCTCGAAGATCAGATTTATACCTATTTCAGCACCCAGTATCCGGATGAGGCGGCGCAGATAGCGTCACTGGCACAGGCCCATGAGATGTTGTCGGCGGCGTGTCAGCAGTTTTATGCCCTGCTGCAGATGGTGATGGCGGACCAGATTATTCCAACCGCGCTGTTAACGGAAAAAGTACGCTATTTCATTGCATTGCAGCGTCAGCATATCGTGTTGGAAGAGCAACAGATCTTTCCTTTGCTGAAAACCACCTTGCAACCGGCGGACTGGCAGCAGTTGATGGGGCAATTACAGCCGTTAACTGCCGATCCGTTATTCGGCGATGCGATCACTGCTCAATATGTGCAGCTGGCGACCCGTTTACAAAGTGCGGTGAGCTAA